Proteins found in one Pontibacter sp. SGAir0037 genomic segment:
- a CDS encoding RDD family protein, producing the protein MKTLMPVMASTPTYKKLSLYGGFTTRLVAFLVDSTIIVFLYSIILYSASDETMHLLSWKSMIADGFISFKEANFIFRSLFYNSYFLVLHWFYYTIFESSPKQATIGKFTLGMKVTDIRGKRINFIQANLRYFAKALSALPFFLGFLLIMSSRRKQMLHDYISKTIIVFS; encoded by the coding sequence ATGAAAACACTCATGCCTGTAATGGCTTCAACTCCGACTTATAAAAAGCTGTCTCTCTACGGAGGCTTTACTACCCGCCTGGTTGCCTTTTTGGTTGACTCTACTATTATTGTGTTTTTATACTCTATTATATTGTACTCGGCATCTGACGAAACCATGCACCTTCTTTCGTGGAAAAGCATGATTGCCGATGGCTTTATCAGTTTCAAAGAAGCCAATTTTATTTTTAGGTCACTATTTTACAATTCTTACTTCCTAGTTCTTCACTGGTTTTATTATACTATTTTCGAATCGTCTCCCAAGCAGGCTACCATTGGCAAATTTACACTTGGCATGAAAGTGACCGATATACGCGGAAAGCGCATTAACTTTATTCAAGCCAATTTGCGCTACTTCGCCAAGGCTCTTTCTGCCCTGCCTTTCTTTTTAGGTTTCTTATTGATTATGAGTAGCAGACGCAAACAAATGCTGCATGACTATATATCAAAAACCATAATAGTATTTAGCTAA
- a CDS encoding SPW repeat protein: MRFIPTRFHGILDYIVGILLIASPWLFNFAAGGAETWVPVVIGAMVLIQTILTDFEVGIVKMIPMPTHLMLDFGIGVILALSPWLFGFADQVYLPHVIFGVFSILASLTTHRVPSRAYNTNNVQKERI, encoded by the coding sequence ATGAGATTTATCCCGACACGATTCCACGGAATCTTGGATTATATAGTAGGCATTCTGTTGATTGCCTCGCCATGGTTGTTCAATTTTGCTGCAGGTGGCGCAGAAACATGGGTGCCTGTAGTGATTGGTGCCATGGTATTGATACAAACTATCTTAACCGATTTTGAGGTAGGTATTGTTAAAATGATCCCAATGCCAACACACTTGATGCTCGACTTTGGTATAGGTGTTATTTTAGCGCTTTCGCCTTGGTTGTTTGGGTTTGCCGATCAGGTATATTTACCACATGTAATTTTCGGTGTATTTTCTATACTGGCATCGCTTACCACACACCGTGTGCCAAGCCGTGCATACAACACTAACAACGTACAAAAAGAAAGAATTTAA
- a CDS encoding ABC-F family ATP-binding cassette domain-containing protein produces MNYLSAENISKSFSERWLFKNLNFGISQGQRVALVGVNGSGKTTLLNVLAGKIPPDEGSVSVRKEVSIGYLGQNPEFDEEATVQQAIFSNQNEVLETIKAYEAAIADTNTSSAKMQQLMERMDELQAWDFEVKVKQILSKLGIHNLDNYIKHLSGGQRKRIAMARVLIEEPNMLILDEPTNHLDLETIEWLENLLSTQNTTLLMVTHDRYFLDKVANEIAELDNGQLYTYKGNYSYFVEKKAEREEMAVAETEKARNLMRKELDWIRRQPKARGTKAKYRVDAFEELKEKAAKKTAAPQLELSVKTTRQGGKVIEVEHISKTFGDKKIVDDFTYVFKKKDRLGIVGPNGAGKSTFLNMLTGKLAPDQGTIIAGQTTIFGYYTQDELTFRDDQRVIDIVKEIAEVVEMANGEVITASQFLQHFQFPPAQQYTFVSKLSGGEKRRLQLLRVLIKNPNFLILDEPTNDLDIITLNILEDFLLNFGGCLLIVSHDRYFMDRLVEHLFVFEGEGNIRNFPGNYTDYREWLKEQEKQEQEVKKPAASAPVLKQQQPAASSGKRKASYNEKKEYEQLEKEIPKLEARKTEVINLMNAGTTTDHEQLTAWAKELEQLNEELEEKEMRWLELSEVI; encoded by the coding sequence ATGAATTATTTATCTGCAGAAAATATATCTAAAAGCTTCAGCGAACGCTGGCTGTTTAAAAACTTAAACTTCGGTATCAGCCAGGGCCAGCGTGTGGCGCTGGTGGGTGTAAACGGCTCAGGCAAAACAACATTACTGAATGTGCTGGCAGGAAAAATTCCGCCCGACGAAGGCAGTGTAAGTGTACGCAAGGAGGTGAGCATAGGCTATTTGGGCCAGAATCCTGAATTTGACGAGGAAGCGACTGTACAGCAAGCCATTTTTTCGAACCAGAACGAGGTGCTGGAGACTATTAAGGCATACGAAGCTGCCATTGCCGATACCAACACCAGCTCTGCTAAAATGCAGCAACTGATGGAGCGTATGGATGAACTCCAGGCCTGGGATTTTGAAGTGAAGGTAAAGCAGATCCTTTCGAAACTTGGTATTCATAACCTCGACAACTACATAAAGCATCTTTCCGGAGGCCAGCGCAAACGAATTGCCATGGCCCGTGTACTGATAGAAGAACCGAACATGCTTATCCTGGACGAGCCAACCAACCACCTCGACCTGGAAACAATTGAGTGGCTGGAGAATTTGCTCTCTACCCAGAATACGACCCTGCTGATGGTAACCCACGACCGTTATTTTCTGGATAAGGTAGCCAATGAGATTGCTGAACTGGATAATGGCCAGCTCTATACTTACAAGGGCAACTATAGTTACTTTGTCGAGAAAAAAGCAGAGCGCGAGGAAATGGCTGTTGCCGAAACAGAAAAGGCCCGTAACCTGATGCGCAAAGAACTGGACTGGATCAGGCGACAGCCCAAAGCCAGGGGGACCAAAGCAAAATACCGGGTAGATGCGTTTGAGGAGCTAAAAGAAAAAGCTGCCAAGAAAACAGCTGCTCCACAACTGGAGCTATCTGTTAAAACAACCCGCCAGGGAGGCAAAGTAATAGAGGTAGAGCATATTTCGAAAACATTCGGAGACAAGAAAATTGTAGACGATTTTACTTATGTCTTCAAAAAGAAAGACCGCTTAGGTATAGTCGGGCCAAATGGTGCAGGCAAATCTACTTTCCTGAACATGCTAACCGGTAAGCTTGCGCCAGACCAAGGCACTATTATAGCAGGACAAACAACTATTTTCGGCTATTATACCCAGGATGAGCTTACCTTCCGCGACGACCAGCGCGTGATTGACATTGTAAAGGAAATAGCCGAAGTAGTTGAAATGGCTAACGGAGAAGTGATCACTGCATCGCAGTTCCTACAGCATTTCCAGTTTCCGCCAGCTCAACAGTATACGTTCGTCAGCAAACTGAGTGGCGGCGAAAAAAGAAGGCTTCAGTTACTGCGTGTACTCATCAAAAACCCGAATTTCCTTATTCTGGATGAGCCAACCAACGACCTCGATATCATCACACTGAATATTCTGGAAGATTTTCTCCTGAATTTCGGAGGGTGCCTGCTTATTGTTTCACACGACCGCTACTTTATGGACAGGCTGGTAGAGCATTTGTTTGTATTTGAGGGAGAAGGCAACATCCGAAACTTTCCGGGCAACTATACCGATTACCGCGAATGGCTTAAAGAACAGGAAAAGCAGGAACAGGAAGTTAAGAAACCTGCCGCATCAGCTCCTGTATTGAAACAACAGCAGCCTGCAGCCTCATCGGGCAAGCGAAAAGCATCTTATAACGAGAAGAAAGAGTATGAGCAACTCGAAAAAGAGATTCCTAAACTGGAGGCACGTAAGACCGAAGTTATTAACCTGATGAATGCCGGCACCACCACCGACCACGAGCAGCTTACGGCCTGGGCAAAGGAACTGGAGCAGCTAAACGAAGAACTGGAAGAGAAGGAAATGCGCTGGCTCGAATTATCTGAAGTTATTTAA
- a CDS encoding YebC/PmpR family DNA-binding transcriptional regulator yields the protein MAGHNKWSQIKRKKGALDAKRSKIFTKLIKEITVASKEGGPDPAGNPRLRLAIQSAKAVNMPKDNIERAIRKGEGNDANYMEVSYEGYATNGVAIFAEAMTDNINRTVQNLRTLYNKYNGSLGTNGSLEFIFDRKGVFVLKNKADELPDEEEFTLLMIDAGAEEVVFDEEYITVYCAMEDFGAMQKKVEELELELESAELQRIPKTTVMVEDNEAVRKILQFIEALEDDDDIQRVYHNLELNEEQLQELDA from the coding sequence ATGGCTGGGCACAACAAATGGTCGCAGATTAAACGAAAAAAAGGAGCCTTAGACGCGAAGCGCTCTAAAATCTTTACCAAGCTAATTAAAGAGATAACGGTTGCCTCCAAAGAGGGAGGTCCTGATCCTGCCGGTAACCCTCGCCTGCGCCTGGCTATACAAAGTGCAAAGGCTGTTAACATGCCAAAAGATAATATAGAGCGGGCCATACGCAAAGGAGAGGGGAACGATGCCAATTACATGGAAGTTAGCTACGAGGGCTATGCTACAAATGGTGTGGCCATATTTGCGGAAGCCATGACAGATAACATTAACCGGACGGTACAGAACCTTCGCACGCTTTACAATAAGTACAACGGTAGTTTAGGTACCAATGGCTCTCTGGAGTTTATTTTCGACAGGAAAGGCGTGTTCGTTCTCAAAAATAAGGCAGATGAGCTCCCGGATGAGGAGGAATTTACGCTCCTGATGATTGATGCCGGCGCTGAGGAAGTTGTGTTTGATGAAGAGTATATAACGGTATACTGTGCGATGGAAGATTTTGGGGCAATGCAAAAGAAGGTGGAAGAGTTGGAGCTTGAATTGGAAAGTGCCGAACTGCAGCGTATCCCGAAAACAACAGTGATGGTGGAAGACAATGAGGCAGTAAGAAAGATTTTGCAGTTTATCGAGGCGCTTGAAGATGATGACGATATACAAAGAGTCTATCATAACCTGGAGCTGAACGAGGAGCAGTTACAGGAGCTTGATGCCTGA